GGATGAAGGCCATCGCCGATGCGATCCAGAGCAGCGTCAACCGCGAATATGCGATCTACCGCAAGGCGCTGGCGACCTGATCCCGGCCTTCTGTCGCAATTGCGCCACGGTCCACGCCTGAACGCCATGCGCCGGGAACTGTGCAAGGCCTTGTCCCGTTGGCAGAACAGACGCGGCATCCTTGTCGCGGAGCCATGCGAGAACCGATGACGCAGCCTTCCCAGACGGTCTCAGCCGAGACATTGCCGGACCACGTGCTTGTGGTGGAGGATGACGCTGTCCTCGGCATGGTTCTGGAACAGGCGCTGCTCGATGCGGGCGTGGCGCAGGTCGCGCTGTCCTCGTCCACCGAACAGGCGATGCAGCATTTGCGGCAGGAACGGCCCGGGGCGATCGTGCTCGACGTCCATCTCGCCGATCGCGACGATGGCTGGGCAATTGCCGAGCTGGTCCGCACGCTTGGCCCCAACAGCCCGCGGATCATCTTCTCGACCGGCGCGCCGCAGGACATCCCCAAGGATATCGCGGCACTCGGCTGTACGCTGGAAAAGCCTTATGATGCCGAAGTGCTGATCGATGTGCTGCGGCAACCTAAACGGCGCGGGATCATCTCGCGCCTGCGCGGCGCGCTGCGCTAAAACCCCATCCTTTTCCCGATTTCAGCCCGCATGCGGAAGACCGCGCTGTCGTCGAAGATAGGCGCCGGACAGAAAAAAGGCCTCCGTTGCAGTGCAACGGAGGCCTTTCGGGATCGTATCACCAGCCGCTTGGACGGGAGGGGGGGTCTCGGCGGTGACATAGAGAATACGCGCCGCCAAAAAGAGGGTTCCCACGCCGGTCCATTTTTTTTGGGACCTGCAAAAAACCGCGTCAAATGAACGGCCTGCACGTCTCTTTTTCGCGATCGAATTGCGCGAAGTCGGCCGCCCGGGCGAGGTCGGGCACATGAATTGTGCGCGATTTCCAGTCGACCAGCCCTTCGCGGTGGAGCTGGCGCACGGTGCGGTTGGTATGCACCAGCGACAGCCCGAGCATGTCGGCGATC
This genomic window from Qipengyuania sp. HL-TH1 contains:
- a CDS encoding response regulator, translated to MTQPSQTVSAETLPDHVLVVEDDAVLGMVLEQALLDAGVAQVALSSSTEQAMQHLRQERPGAIVLDVHLADRDDGWAIAELVRTLGPNSPRIIFSTGAPQDIPKDIAALGCTLEKPYDAEVLIDVLRQPKRRGIISRLRGALR